From the Dermacentor variabilis isolate Ectoservices chromosome 5, ASM5094787v1, whole genome shotgun sequence genome, the window AACCCATTGCAGTCACACATGCACAGATAGGAAGGCCAGCTAAAGGGAGGTGCAAATGGTAGGGGAGCTTGCCACACAAACACCCACAAGAAATGCAGAGAACCACTGACTGCTGTGGTGAGTAAAGCCAGCAAAGGGATGCATACAGGGGCACGCCACCAGGATGGTACATGCGCTTGCTATCGAGCAGGCAATGCAAACATGCACACACGTTGGCAGCTTTAATTGGCACATGTAGCGTCTTGAAAGCACTGTGTTTACCAAGCAGTATACTGCAAACGCACGTATGTAGAGGGAAAGGGCACTGAGGCAACACAGTATGTAGTAGTGTTGAGAGAACACAAATGCATGCACATGTGAATGATTGACGATTGGCCAGTGTATGAGGGATCAACATGTGAGCATAGGCATTACGAGAGAACCCATCAGCGGCAGTAATGTGCTGGTGCATGTGTGTAGACTTGCTTCGAGATGTGCTTGTTGCTGCGTTCTTGACCTGGCATTAACCCTTTGCGGTCATTGGCCAGGCCTCTCGCAACACTCAAAAATATTAGTTCTGGTCAGTTGTCAGGAGGTGGCCAATATGCAAGTGCACTTGCACACGCTGGTTGTTGTAGCACCTCTCGGAAACTTTTTAAACTTTTGATAAATGCAATTCCCAGTGTCTGCGTGCGAGGTTAGCAAATTTTTTGGCAGTAATCGTGAAATGCATGAACACTTTTTGTTGTGCAGAACATCAAAGATAATGAAATTTTCTCTGCATACATTTTACCGAAGGAGTTAACTGGCATGATGAATTTGGTGAATCTGAAAAAGATTTTAGTTTCGAAGAGGAATGTGTGCCACCTTCAGATGACAAGCAAACATCCTTGAATGAGAGcactgaaggaaaagaaagcaatgatGAGGACCATAGAAAATGGTATCTATGGTGATTACTCACTATGTGATGCTAGCTGGAAAATGTCCAGTATGCAAGAGCCTCAGGAATAAGGAAAATTTGTCTTTAATAATTCTCTGATGATGTGTTTGTTCACGCAAGATCTCTTTCTGCATGGAGTCCAAAACATGCAATACAATTTCTCACTAGAATGACTATAGAGTGGGTAAATGCTCATGACCGCAAAAGGTTAACTATAGGTACCTTTACAAAAAGCTTGGAAAGAAAAGATTTGAAGGGAAGAAAGTGTCACGCAGTCACGCACTCAGCGTTGAAGTCGTGCAATGGGCATCTGTTAACACAGCATTTGTTCCAGAAATAATTGCTCTGTGTGCTTTGTCTTGCAAATACTCTAGCTTTGTAAATCTGaagaagcagcaaagaaaaacGTTGGCTGTTGATATATTCATCGTGACCAGCACAGCCTCTGTTGTGTGTTTTCTCTGAGTAAAATGAACCGCAAACTGATATTCCAAGGCCTGACTGGGAAGCGTCGTTTTCCTTTGTGAAAGTGTATAGATACTCATTGAGTGAAATGAAAGGTTGaattaatgaaaggtcctgcacATTTGCGAGAAGATACCCGACATATTTAGCAGTAATGCATTGTTAATGCCAGTATGCAGGGTTGTGTCAAATAAATCAGCTTTCTTTGTAATTGCCAAATTCCAGCACCATTTTGCTAACAAGAATCGCACAAGGTATAAATGTTTGTTATGTCACTATAAGGTACTCATCTGTACTGAttatttcattaatttattatcATTGTTACTACTAACATCCCtcagtgcatttctttttcttcatttaccATTGAATTGCATAAACAGCAGTCACGTTTGCCCATTTATAGTTACTTTCTTGACCACTATGTAAATAACAACAATACCCAAGTAAGATCAAGTTGTAATGAGTGAATTGTGCAAATTGTATGAACTCAATCTCATACCATCTAGAAGCATTTTGCATTGTGTTACCTATGTGAAAACTGGAGCTTGCTTGTATAGTATTGGAAACGAACACAATGTGTGTAAAATGATGTGAAAGCATTGTATGTGCTTGCAAGTGCCACATGTGTTCATCTCTCTTCACTCTGTTTTTACTACACCTGCTTGGACAACTTGGGATCAGCATCAAGAATGTATATACAACCCTCAGGATCAAACTGCTTTGTTATTTATATTATCCCTATGTGATTTTGGTGTTTTGTGGCAGTGATTAAATATATTTTGTACTGACCAAGTGATGCTTGTTCATGCACATGTGTGTTCATCGAATAATGAGTGTGACCTATGGTGGGTGGAACAGAGGCATTGCCCATCACTTTGTGCCAATATGTGCCTACGTGGCAGGTTGTCATGTCATTCGCCTTAGTTCAGGAGGTACTACACCTTGTTCGTTGCACTACAATATGGACTCATGTGTACGTCAGCACCACTCTAGCAACCATAGCCAGTCATTTCACCTTGTGTAGGCTTGGTGCTGAATGTGTTCGCATCATTCCCTGTAGTAGAGATACTGCAGGGTGATTCGAAAAAACCTGTCTCGATGCGTTGCCGTGGCAGAAGAGTTACACACGCTCTGGACATCTCCTCCTTCATTTGTTGCACTGTCGAGTCTTTGAAGCATTCATGCTTCCGGTAGACAGCTTCAGCACATGGGTGCACTTTGGTATTCTACCAAAGACACCTAGAAGCTGGTTTTTCTTGCAACGCTTGGTTGACTGACGGTTGGTCTCTTTGCACCTTGAAAGGCGGAATTTTGGGGGTCGCGCTACAGTTAAACcacgatataatgaacttcagtaTAATGAAATTCTTGAGTTAACAGTGTAACTTTCTTTATAACTTCTtgttcatagaacaccatgtatttagaatctcaatataatgaaggTTGCCGCCCGTCTCCTTTTATAGCACGACCGTAGATTCACATTGTGGAGCGTATGCGCAGCCCGCGCGCCCTTTTTTacagaggtaatctgccgcgtgtgcaatGAGTCAGCGTGCTGAGATGGCATGGCATATCCTGTgcgtttagtactggaggttgtgTAATTTCAAGTTTCGGGGATGCGTTGAAGCAACAGGCAGACGAAGCACTTGCTCCTTGCTGCCGGCATGagagcatggctggcttcgctgtgtagtgccgatgtgaagatatcgtcggcGCATCAAGAAACCGTATCTTTCATGGCCGATTCTCAAAttcagcaaaattttttttttgaattcaTATTTGCTTTTTCTGATTGCCCGATAATTAGAAAAATTTTACGGCCCCTTCCACATAAGAAATATCCATGGGCGACTGCACTTATTTGTATAAAAGATCTAATTTCAGTATAAGGAAATTTCGATTTAATGAAGCAAATTTCCGATTTTACTGACTtcatcgaggtttaactgtatatattTGGAGCTTGGCATGCCTCTGAACTCTATAGAGGCTTTGTCACCcttgtacttaaaaaaaaaaagccaaagtgTTCATTAATATCCATGCAAATACAGTAACGCTTGATCGCCGCTAACAATCTGTATGGAAAGCTTTTTATTTGATTATTTTGCAATTGTATTTCACAAATTATGCCGTTGAAAAATAGACGAACCTCAGCGTGAGAAAGTGTGGTCACACCTCGTGTAGAGCTCCTGTGAATGTGACAGAAGAGGCCTTAATTGACTAGTAAGGTAAAGTTTGTacaaaagcaaatgaagaaaaaaaattaaagcttgGCAGTATTCAGACTGGtcgcttcttgttcttcttttcgAGCTCTTCCATAGAAGTTGAATCGTACGGTCCACATATATATTTTCCCTTGCAGTTATTGTCTTGTGATACCCAGCATTCATAGACTGTAGCCGTAAAACGATCTGATGTCATGGCATCTCCGTTCGCAGCGTCTTCCTCCTGTTCCAAACAAGGCAAATGCAAGTTAATAAGAGCATTGAACATCAACGAAAAATGTGAGCTTGAGCTCGTGCCTTTTTCAGCTTACTAGTCAATTTGCACTATTCCCCCTTTTCCTTACCCACAGTGTAAAGTAGCAAACTGGGCGCTCGTCTGTTTGACTTCcctcccttttctctccttgctttctttctacactgtaaaaatgtttagacacttaagggtgttttcttgtcacaTGGGTAACGCCCCTACCTTTAGTACCTGTTGGGGTCTCACctgtactcttgggacaaaggaatgacaacacagtagtgcaaacaatcacaagggcatttattgcacctttcatagacttgTAGCCGTATACCTATCCGCAGAAAATGCCGATATGGGCGCGCGAcgaatctaggaagtccgactgctgggcaccaacgcctggtcgttcgcgtgttcgCGTCATGCGAACGATCATGCCTCGCGAGGCGGTTttacagaagcatggatcggcgcacgtgcGGAACGTCCGCTCCGCTCGCCGattccgagccaaagaggaaaagCCTCCTCCCTTTTGCGTCGAAGTAACCCctccgttaggtggcgttagcagcgcaacactcgtaAGGCTCCTGTACAGTGGGTGCTCTCTCTCATACTACtctgcaaccacaccgaccgctgccgtaaagccacgcggcgacgccggattacaggagacgggagccatGCGGGGAAAGCAACAGGGTACGCGTGAGGGTCTCGCATCCCCACAGGCCTTACAAAAGCTTATTGAGGACGACAatggagctctaactagacgtgcgatgacaaaagacgtagttgaaaactatataatcattctgacagccttaggcgcacagaaatatcccaCACGAGAATTTCATACCTATCCCTGTGAAATTCTCCTGTCGcaatatttctgtgcgcccaaggctgtcagaactgcgtcttttgtcatcgcacatctagttagagctccgttgtcgtcctctataaatttttgtaaggccctaacggtagggGTGTTACCCGTGCGACAAGAAAAACACCTTTAAAGGTGTAAACACTTTTACACAGTTAACTTGCGGCCTCTACTCAAAAGATCCAAATGCATTCTTACTTTTCGATATGCCACTTTGTATTGCTTGTCAAGGGGGGCATTTGGAATTCGTACGGAGCCCCATCATTTCAGTGTGtgtagaacgaaaaaaaaaatgtaatcaaAAGATTGCACACAAAGCATTTTCAGCGAGGTTTACTGCAAAGTAGAACTGAGGTTGTATATTGCGTTCCTATAGCTACCATGATTACAGTTTGCGTTGCAGTTAACAGTGTATTCCAGCTAACACGCTGACTTCGACACATCGATTTATCCGAGAAATAATTTAGTGGCCCCCCACTTCTCGTGGGCGCCCCGACGGTCGGTCGAAGTGCCGTGCACTAGTGCTAATTAATTACGAACCTCCAGGGAGGTCTAAATGGAAGAATAATGCTATactacagtacagtacagtacagtacagtacagtacagtacagtacagtacagtacagtacagtactaCAGTACTGCTATACTACTACTACGACTATATTCTACAGCAGATAAAAGCACTTACATTGAGCATTTCCTTGAAGCACTCATCCGCCCTGCTTATGTCGAGATTGTGAGTTTTCAGGTACTTCTTGTAGTCTTTGGCACATACCAAGCCGTCCTCTGGAAATGCAGAATTGAGTATGATATGCTAATTAATCTTTAAAAAAAACCGATAGTTGGGGGATTTTATCAGAACACAGGTTATACTTAGCTTGAATGCAGGTTTTACTGGTGTGCCTGACTAGGTTTATCGTTCTACCTATCGTTTTGGAGACAGGTCTTCCAGCAGATGCATATGCCATGCAAATGCAGTTTAAGATGGACCTCGGGGCTGGATTGTGAATTTAGAGTATAATTTACGAAGAAATAAAATTGAACGCACATCAAAGTTGGGAATTGAGAGTTCAGGACTTGCCCGGTCCAGTGGATAACTGGTTCGACATGTCACAATAATTAGTCTGATTCAAACACACTGTATTCTTAATTAGCAACACGTACAGGTGCCGTCACGCTGTCTTATAGCGTAGGAATGGTTACTTTCTGAAAAAGCATTCAAGAAAAAACGTGACGGCATTTTGGCTTCAACGACACAGTTCGACTATATAGCGCCTGTCAATTAAATTCATGGTGGTATCAAAATGTTTCCAACCTGGCTCTGTTTCGAAGAAAGTATTTCATTTGCGTTCATGCAAACACTGTCAAGTTTGAAAAAGTGCCCTTGCGCAGCACTAGTACAGCACTATACCAGCGTTCCTGCCATCTTGCGAATATGTCCTTGAAGTCTTGTCTCCGGAAGCAGCCGAGCGCTTTTCTGCGATTCGAACTTGACTAAATCCAAAATGGCGACTTTTGAGCTGGGTTTTTAATTTTGAGCGCAGAACGAAATAAGCGGGAGCCATATATGACGAGTGCAGGGTAGAAACGGTGGTGTTTCCGTCGAGAAACTTGCGTGCGCCGAGTGATTTGTGACAAGCGTGCATTGTCGTCGTGCTGCATCCAGCTCCTGGGGCGCCCCAACGTCGGGCAGTTTTCTCCGGAGAGGCCTCCATCAGACTCCCTAAAACTTGGCAGTGAAGCTCGCTGTTGATAGTTCTGACCATTCGGGATGCATTGCCGACGCACAGTGCCGTGAATgccgaaaaaaaacaaaaaaaaacaagcacgatGAGCATGCATTTTGTCGAGCTGCGGACATGTCTAGCTATTTTTTTCGGTCGTGGAGACGTTCGGCTTTTCGAGTGCGACGACCGTTTGCTTCGTCTCAGGCTCGTACCCGTACACCTAAGCTTTGTCCCAAGTGGTGACCCTCTACGTGAAACACAGGTCATTCGCAAGGATTCGCTTCCGCTTATTTCGCTCCTCTTCTCAAAATTAAAAATCGAAGGTCGACACGTATTGATCACAATTGCGTAAACCAAGCTCGAACATCGCATAAGAGTATACGCGTTCGACTCCTTCCTGAATAGAGGCTTCCAGGACGCATTCGCAAATTGGCAGAAACGCTGGGAGCTCTGCATAGCTGTGCAAAGCTGGAACTATTTCAAAGGTGACACTGTCTGAATGCAGGTAAATAAACTACTTTCTTCATAACATAAGCAGTCTCAAAACTTTCTGATCCCACCTCGCGCGAGACGTTGAGTTGCTGCCTCAGAGTTATATACTGCATTATTTGTTACCTCTTGGCATAGAGTGAACGGTGTGTAACAAAATCGCATCAATAGCTCTACTGTCATGCAAAATGTAGGCACGTCTGCAGCACTCTTACTGTTCGAATCCATGATGAGGAAGAACAGATGCAGGTACTTCTGCAGGAAGTCTGGCAGGTCCTTGACGTTCTTCGTGCTCTTTCcaagattggtgaaaaacttgAGCCACTCGTCGAACTCCACGATGCGGTCCTGCGTAGAAGCATTGCACGAGTCACACCGAGTTTGCCATAAAAATGACTCAGCGATTACAAACGACCAAACAAGCCATGTGTTCAAGGCTGGACACGCAGTTTTAGGCGTAAATAAATTCTTTGGAGAGCGTCCGCAGCGTTGGCAGCGAACACGGGAAATACGTAAAATACTGCTGCGGGCTCAAGTGCTCACAGTAAAACAAATTTGGACTCGTTGGTTTATTGCGAAACGTCAAAAAGGATTGCGGGAAAAAGGCGCGGAGAGAATGGCACGTACTACGAAGACGGGCATCCTCGTCTTACATGTTTCTTGGTTCGCATTCCTCTCAAAATTGTTCTGCACCTTGAACATCATTCAGCGATGACCCGCAAGCGTTCTTTTCCGCAACATTGTGCTTATTGAGGGAAAGCGACACTTataacgtctctctctctctctctctctctctctctctctcgtcagcGTAAATCAATGGTAAATTTCTATGAGCCGTACATGACATTTCCTCTTTAATAGAGAACACTCAGCCTTGTATGTGCGGCAAAGTGACGTACGATACGACTTACCTTGTTAAAGTCCGCGTGCTCCGTGAGTTCGTTCCACCATCGCTCAAGAATCGACTTCCATCTCTCGAAGACTTCCTTCTCGAGCTTTCCGCGGCGTTGCAACTTTGTGTAattcttaaagaaaaaagaaacaaaaagcacaTGTTTGTTTACTGCGGCAAAAAATAGAAATAAGATCGAAGGTTAGCCACGCCATTTTGTTTTTACTCGCTGTAAAAGGTCGCAATAGCTTGTTTTGACACTTACGCGCGTTTCGTACGCGCCTAGGTGCTCCGCCTTTGACTTAAGCGCTCTGCCTGTGGCGTCACAGGA encodes:
- the LOC142582988 gene encoding sarcoplasmic calcium-binding proteins I, III, and IV-like, giving the protein MSAFRHRHLYTFHNFWDYNKDGILTWDDFNIIAENYTKLQRRGKLEKEVFERWKSILERWWNELTEHADFNKDRIVEFDEWLKFFTNLGKSTKNVKDLPDFLQKYLHLFFLIMDSNKDGLVCAKDYKKYLKTHNLDISRADECFKEMLNEEDAANGDAMTSDRFTATVYECWVSQDNNCKGKYICGPYDSTSMEELEKKNKKRPV